The genomic interval AGCGATGTGAATCTCGCTCAGCTGCGCAGCGAGATAACGGAAATCAGCGACTATCTAATGATCTATCGCTGCTCCGGGCTGCTTACTCTGGAGTCCATATTTCCCAAGCTGCGTCTGATACGCGGCCGGAAGCAGCTCTTCGATCAGTATGCCCTCACCGTCTACGAGAATCGCAATCTGCGGGAGCTGGGTCTGCTGGCGCTGTTGCGCATCCAGGACGGCTACATTCGCATCGAAAGTAATCCCATGCTTTGCTTCGTGCAGACCGTGGACTGGATTTATCTACTCGGCAACCCTGCAACGCAGCATTTCTCCATAAAGGtggaattatatatttcattttaattctCTTTGAAAGTCTCCCTTAAATAGGGAGCTTGTTCTATTCGTAAACTGAAGCCCCAAACATCTCTGGAAGATGTCTCTCACAGTCATGTGAATGTGTTTATaacctgaacccatttaagGAGAAGAAGGAAGCATTCTTGATTAGTCCGTCCGTtcgcccgtccgtccgtctgttacatacgcaaggatctcagaacctaagGGAGCTCGAAATTTTGATAGTAGGTCCTTTTagtacgagtttgtttccgattatcgataacttgtcccgttgccaagtaatcgataaaaatcgatataaaaATCCTGATTCTTGAGCAAATATCTTAGGATTTTGGAGCTAGAGTTTACTATGcgattaataataatattataaaaaataatttgtatacattttaatcattgtatatattttgttttcattccAAGCACAACAAATCACCGAATCATTGTCCTGTTTGCGGTGGGCTCTCCGCCGATTATTCCTATCGTTCCAATTTCACCAGACACTGCTGGAACACGAAGGCGGCCCAGCTACGTTTTGAGCCGCCCCGAACCAAGGATTGTCCCGAGAAGTGTGGCCGCAATGGCTGTGATGCTGCTGGGAAATGCTGCGAGCCCAGTTGCATAACGGGCTGTTCGATTGAGAACTGCTCCCTTTGTGGCAACTATCAGCGGAACGGTCGCTGTGTGGAGCAGTGCATTGCCAGCTATGAGCTGGACAAGCGGCTGTGCATCTCGGATAGGGAATGTCGTCAGCTGAAGCTGATTCCATTGACGCGTGGTTATCGCTGCGTGGATCACTGTCCAGACAATCACAAGCCAGTAAACGACACCCATGGACTGCTGCAATGCCAGCTGGAGTGCAGAGGTGTGTTCCATGTGAAGAGGCAGGCGGATCTGGAGCCGCTGCAGGACTGTGTGACTCTCAATGGATCGCTGATTATCGAGCTGGTGAACATAAAGGGTAATCAAGCTGAACTTTAATTAATATAcgaataataatttaatttggctATTTCAGAAAAAATTGTCTCTGCTCTAGAGCAAACCTTAGGCAGCATTAAAGAGATTACCGGCTATTTAAAGGTCCTACACTCGGCCCAGCTCATGTCGCTGACCTTCCTCAAGAACTTGGATACTATACGTGGCGATCAGCTAATTGAAAACAAGTAAGTTGTCTTTTTTGGAATGTTAGAGATCTGCTTCGCACATTAAGtttatcgatagcttactACGTTATTCCgaaatcgataagtatcgatttttAGCTCATGTTGCTAATCGATAAATAGTAAGGAGTATTTTTTGGAATGTTAGAGATCTGTTCGGCATATTAAGTTTATCGATAGCTTTTTTCGGTTTTTCCgaaatcgataagtatcgattcTTAGCTCAGGATTCTGTGTGGTACGCTATATGCATGTATAGAAGGAAGCTAAACGAGCTACAaggtatttcctagtcggaTACCCTTGGCTAAAGCGCACTTATTGTTAATTGAAGCCCTCAGTTGATGAGTTTAATTGATGACAAATTCGAAAGTGGAATTTTCTAATATTAAAAGGTAGTTGAACATTTTCGTTACATATATTAATGGAATTCTCATGTTTGCAATTGGAAATGGGAAATTAAGCCAATTGGTCAAATTGATGGCTGTCATcgatattatatatttttaatatatgtttttttaacgATTCTATAGCATGTTACAGATATTCACATTGGGGTAATTAAAAGGGGCAGAAATTATTCAATTGATCTTAATCCCAAAACTTCCCCTCTCAGATACGCTCTGTTCGTTGTGAACAATTACTATATGGAGCACATTTGGCCAGCTAATCGTCAGGTGGCCATACAACGTGGCGGCATATGCTTTCATTTGAATCCACGGCTGTGCTATGAGAAAATCCTTAAGCTGCAGCCCTCACTGAAAAGTGTGCGCAAGATATCCATAGCGGATGTGTCGCCCAACTCGAATGGGGAGCGTGTCATATGCGGGGATGCGGTGCGCACACTGGACGCACAGGTTGAGGATATTAATTCGACGGCGGTTCGCATTGCGGTTGACTTTATGAAATGCGAGGATATGGAAACATTGATCGGCTACTCGTATCACTATATGGAAGCGCCGCAGGGCAATATCACCATGTACGATGGTCGCCACGGCTGCGGACATGATGAGTAAGAGGGCAGAACCAGCTATTCAAGGTGAATTCTAATTATTTGTATTCCATTAGCTGGCTTATGGACGTCTCGCCAAGCAGGAATCGACGTCACGTCATTTCCAATCTTAAGCCCTATACACgatatgcatattttgttaAGACCCTCACACGCACCGATTACCACATGCAGGTGGATGCATACTCCAAGATTCTGTACTTCCACACGCTGGCCAGCAAGCCGAGTCCTGTGAGTCGCCTCCATGGCAGCTCGGAGCATAGCACACAGATTGTGGGTGGtcgtatttatatttttgcttaaatgTTGCTCATCTATTTACTGCGCTTTTAGATGGTTTACTGGTGGCCACCGCGTCGTCCCAATGGTGTTATATCCAAGTACTTTGTTAGCTTTGAGCTGCACAATCTGACCAAGCCGGAGGCCAGCAACAAGAACTATTCCACGTTCAAGGCGTGCAACAGTTGCGATTTGGACTGCGTCTGCAATGATCTGGTGGCGTACGACTCGGGACCACAGCCGGAGGATGAGAGCTACTACAACAAGGAGCAGATAACATATGAGGATGCTCTGCCCAATCTCATATATGTTTCGTAAGCAATCCTTAATTGATATTGTCTCATCAGTTTGTGTGATGCCTGTGTTCGTTTTACAgacgcaaaatgaaaatgaagaaGGAAAAGTTTAACAAGGTCAAGGACTTTGAGGATCTTATAGCCGGGCCCAAGCCAGTCGCAGCTGTGGAAAGTACCAGCACTATAGCTCCAGAAACTGCGTTGGCCGACAACAGCTCGCTGGCAAGTGCCAGCAATTTTTCGGCAATAGCTGAAGAGGCATCCAAAAATTATGAACTCTATCGCCAGTTCATGGAGGAACGGATGCGTCAGGTGCAGGATACGGGCATAGCCGACTTTCTGATCAGCCATCCGCTGCCCAAATGCAACGATGCCAATGCCTCGGTAAGCTACCAGCTGGAGCAGAAATGTATCATCGCGGAAGAGCCAAAAGGTGCCAGTGTACCTGGTACACAGAATTCTTATAAGCTGACCAACCTGCAGCCCGATCAGTACTATCGCATTTCGGTTCGAGCTTGTGTGGATGGCGTCATCAATGGCTGCTCCAATCCAGCAGAGATGATCCTGAAGACCATCAGCGTGCAGGTGGAGCAGTTTATGAATGGCCAATGAAGGGCAATGTCTCATGGTCAATAATAATGATGTATATAAGATTTAATTATCCATTTGAAtgtaatcattttttgtatgtttaagTCTTACCTAAAATGACAGTGGGAAGTGTATATTTCTCTCGGAgagatttaaatatttatttccaaATGTGCTCCATCTGAGCCAAGTGATATTCGTAGTCTATGTATGAGATGCGTGAAATGTTAAAATGTGTTTGCGAAAGTTCCTtcgaatataaatttaaatcagAAATACTATCCATGGTAATTTGACTTTATAGCACGACAAGCTTTTAAAGTCTTAACACTTATTTAGAGCTGGGCGTAGCCGCAAAATCCtgggcacgcacacacacacagatatagaGCTTTAATCCGCACTCGGTGCGTTTGGCAGGGCCTGATTCTTGATATTTTGCAACTCGGCATAACGGTTTCGGGGGGCTCAACAATAAGCCTACGCAAactaacaacagcaacaacacctgCGTCTGCCCTTAGATTCAAAAATACAGCACCTAACTACAGCACACTCCACTTGCTGCCACTCACCTGTGCTCCTCTACCTTcactttctattttttttcatacctTTAACCCATGGTGAGTGGCtgaaagggtatattggttttgcaTGTGACGGGCAGCAGGAAGTACGAATAGCTGAGTCGATGCAGAAAATTTGTGTTTCCGTCTGTTGACCTCGGAATCTATATAATCTATAATCTACTTTCGATTTCCCCATTTTGAAAGGTAGAAGTATCCATGgctattttttatatatacacacatttggCTACCATTTTGAATTTCCGATGAGAATCGGACCATGTGCATATAATGAAGGCAGGGGAAATGCGGGCGACTCGTCGCAGAGTATCAGCTAGTCGGGCATACCCGCCTATTTCTCTGTAGCTTGTTGTTAGTTGTATGCGTTGTCAGTTGCAAACGTTCAACTCATGACActtaatatgcaaatatgccaGAGAAGAGAGAGAGCTTTAAACTTTAAAACTCTGccgaaaactaaaaataatccCGAGTCCTGAACGAGGCAAAAACCAGGACGCGCAGCGATGGGTCCACAGTCGTGTTGAGTACGTGTCATGTGTCGCCTTGTTTGTGGTGAACTCTGGAACTCAGCAGGAAACTTGCACGGAACGTGTCCCACTAGATGGCGCAACCGGCCTTGATTGACGAAGGAGCAAGTGCCGGAACGGGCCACATTGTTTGCACGAAAGGGATTTGCACTTGGCGCTGACAGCGAAACCACAATGTCTTTCAGTTTTCAGGTTTCAAGTCTCAGAATTTTCGCTGTTCGTCGTGCTTTTAAAGCTCTATTCCGGCTGCCTCAAGGCAAATCCTAAACCAATTgtatttcaatatttcaatGTCTTGgcgctgttgcttttgctgttgcgcCATTTTGCGCACACTTCCGTGCTGTGCTTCTCGTTATCCTTGCACTCGTTTATTATCAATGCACTGCCAGGGCAAGCACTTTGCACCGTGTGTGCGAGCTTGTGTCGTGGCTGAGGTGTTGCCGTCAGTCACTCGGTTGGACAATTTAACTGAGTGCTTCGCCGTGTGTGCACTTCAATTGTCCTTGCAACACGCCAAAGTGTCGACATCGACAGCGCTTTTCAGTTCGCCTTCTTTTCTGCCCGACCAGGATTTGCTTCTGACCACCCTCTGTATACCCTTTGCTGTGCATTAGAGTACCCCTTGTGTCGGCCCTAAGGGCAATGGGGTTAACACGACCTATGCCGCCATGCTGTCTTCCTctgcagcaacaaatttgtcGCGAAAATTAGATATACGGCTTCTCTTCATTTAACaagacaattgcatttaaaaaagcTAGCTTAGCCATAAAGTAtggttaattttttatttctaaaatataaattattaaaattgtttatctatgcAATTCCTTGTTCTCCCGCCATACTCCTCCCTTGCTATCAATTTCCcatttaacatattaaaaatattaactcaTGTACATCCCCATTTTCGCCTTGACTAGAGAGTCCAAGCTGCTTACTTCGAATTATAGAcatacatttttcaaatatttactgGCCATGGAAACATTAAATCTACCCATACTACCTTGAATTCCACTCTCTCACCAATTAGTCTGGCAGTCAGTCGGTCCAGGGTATCGCATAGTCGAGCATTTCCGGCACCAAGTCTCTTGCTTGTTTAGTATTATAGCTGACCTAATTGGTTGGCTGACATACGTAAGCATTTAATGTACTTTTTCTGTAATCCTTAATCGTTTTATAACATCCgctcttattgttgttttattttttgaaaatacaatttattaattttgcgactaaaattgtttttaccTTTAATAAGCTTACTTGACAATAAATCATTATAATTGTTTTACAATAAGAAGCTTAAATGTATAACAAAAAGTCAAATATAAATCCGACAGCGAAAtttatcaaattattattttatgaatATAACATTTAAGCTCAATCACTTAACTTGTaactattttttaatatgtatctgttaaatacaaaattaaagcgAAGCTTACAAATTAATAATCCTTTCATGCATTctgtttaaataaatcaactaaCCTCACTCATGCGGATTAACCTCACTTTTTCGGCTTAACCTCACTTTTTCGGCTTAACCTCACTCCTCTGAGCTTGctattattaaaatgtatCTGATGAATACAGAATGTATTTAATCGaagcttttaaattaatatccCATTTATGCATTctgtttaaataaatcaactaaCCTCACTTTTTCGGATTAACCTCGCTTTTTCGGCTTAACCTTACTTTTGCGGTGCAACCTCACTTTTCTTACTGCTGTAGCGGAGCTTGCTTAATTCTGATCACATTTGCCAATTGATTGTGCAACTTATTACACTATTATCCCGTCCTTTTATCTGGCCTTGCTCACATTACGAATCCAATTGGCAGTGTTAGATAAATGTTGCCGGCTAATGTAAACTGGCATGTGAAAACGGGCAGTTGGTCTGCGTAATTGCACTTGCATTGCTCAGTTGATTCTCACTCTCAATCAAACTGTGCTCAGATGTAAATTGACAACATGAAGGATTTGCACAACTTTCTACTTGAAAGATTCCTACTACTTTCTACTTAGAAAGCTGCTGTCGAAGAGGCCCGATAGTGTTTGCACTCTCTCTTTTGGTCAGCCCACTCAGCTTTCAGTAGGGGCACTATTCTCTTTAAAcataagaatttctgtatatatgtatatatatttattcaagtCATGTTCTGCAAGGTAACATCGCTTGGTGTTgtcataaaaaatgcaaatattaaaaatactttattTAGATTCTCTTTGTTCAACTTGAAAATTCCACTTAAGTTGGAATTACAATTTAGACGGGctagattgttttttttttttatcacagTATGTAAAGAGGGCATAAAGGCTCCGTGTAAAGGTAAGTAATTGTCAAAAAGAGAATTGAAGTACTGGATAAACTTTCTAGGGCAGTCAGACCTTCAGGTTAAATTTTGCCTGTTCAGAGGAAGACTGCCCGCCTAATAGATGTGCTCGCAAGGAGAGTTGTCACTGTATATATGAAGAGCGAAGAGCCAGAAGTGGGAAGAGCCATAAGGGGAAAAGCCAGAAGTGGGAAGAGCCAAATGAAaagccaggctagaaatttagCGTCGTATTCAATTGTATGTACTTATAGCTGCAGGGTACCGCCGAGTCAGACACTCCCGACTAGTCCACACTTgaatgatatttatttttattaattgtgCTCGAAATAGATGCAAGTCCCAACACTTTTCATGCCAATCTTACAAATCTTGATTAAATGGCCCATATATAGAGCATGTGCGTGCAGGCACACATAGCATATGCTCTAGTAGGcacaattaaattcaatttgtttttactaGCCGGGCTCATTAGTCGCGTGCCTTCGTTTTTCGACAGCCACATGCAAGCTGATAAATTTGGCTTCTTATCAGCCGTTTGTGGCGGGTCATGGGAGCCCATTTCATGTGGGTGGCAATTTGTGGCCAATTGCTGTACATAAAATATCAGCTGCTTAGCAATTGAGGGGTCATGCCTAGGTCAAACGATTATCGAATCTCGAAACTAAGTGGCTGTTAAACACTATGACAAGTCACAAATGGGCAAATCCAAGTTGTATCTTATATcttttattaataaacatGAACAGTAAAATATtctgaaaattaaatgaacaTATTGTGGTCTGAATTTAGAAATTTATGATGAATCGATATCTAACGAGTTTcgttataaataaaactgatTCTCAAAAAGGTCATAATTAATTATTCCTCTGATAAGTTGATTTGACATGCAAAATGctgtaaattatataaatgttaCAAATGTAGCTAAATGttataaatgttataaatgTAGCTAAATGTTATATACTTGTATTTACCATccaattacaaatatattttgcttgaatgccagcAAAACAATTATATTCTCTATGTTAATATAAACAATGTGCTTGAAGTTTGACCATTTTTAAGAGTCTTtacatgcaaataaaatacttttataaTACTCTCGAATCTAGGGCTGAAAGTGAGTATAGAGGGTATTATGAAGATTTGCAAATTCAGGCCGAACTATTTTCGATAACATCTAAACATATCGATAAGCCTTTTTCCAGAAATCGATACAAATTCCTTTGGGATTTGTAAATCGAAGAAAAACTTGATCTAGTTACTAATTCATTCGGTAAATATTTGTAAGAGAAAATAGCGTGTAGGATAATGTCTATGGAAAGATAAGCTTACGGCTGGGCTATTTTTCAATCGTaataacatatattaaaaaatatatatgtctgaGTGCGGAGTATCGCCTAGTTGTACTCGAAATGCACTTAATTGCTTTGAGGTTGACATATTTGCGTTTTAGCTCAtacattttttgattttcataaatttgttttgttgatttttggcttacaaatttacaatttttgctgacaaatatttgttgtggATTTTGCCATTATTGGCACAATAACTTTCAAAATGTGACAAAACGCAATATTGACCAATTGCCAGGAATCAGCAACTTTGCACAATAACGAAAAAATTACACCTGGGCAGAGGTCACATTTGAAATGTCAACAATATGCGGGCGAACATCCAATATGAACACGGGGCTCCATTCCAACATTGACTAGATTGCAATTCTGTTGTAATTTGCGCTAAAACACCGACGCAAACTGCAGAAGGCGGCCATTGTTTGGCCGCCATATTTGTCAGCCATGCAAGCGGCGGGGTGGTGGGGGGGGGTTGCATTTCCGGAAAATGGCGGGCGCATTCAGACGCCATCATCAACGTTGCATGATGTGTTGGCAGAACGTGTCAGCGACTCGCAAAGTATTCGCCACCGTCAACAGGCTCACGTGGCAGTAAGGTGATGGAGGTGGGTGGTGGGGGGGGTGGGGAGTGAGGGGCACATATGTGTCGACAGCTGCTCAATAAAATACCATTTGAGTTATTTTTTTCTAGCTGCTGCCGCCACGTGTGCTAGCTGAGCGTAATTGGCTCGTAATTGAAAACTTTGCGGATAATTAATTGCTGAAACTTGCCTCACGACATTTTATGGCATTAGCTGAGGTTTGCCAAACTAATCGCCcggacttttttttttttttcttaaccacATGTAAGTAACTTAATTAGGCGACAGTCGGAAAGTTGCAAGCTGAGTTGCAATTGTTCGAGTTCGTGCGGTACGTGTCTTTGTGCTTTGACTTAATGCGGATTTAATGTTTTAACTGTAAGTGTGCGGGGCACACCTGCCACACGTTTCAGGTGTGTTGACTTGgcaaaaaattgttgccacAATATCAAAAGGGGTAAAAACCATCGCATGACTTGTATTACTTGCACTGAGCATTTCACTTCGTTGAGCGGTTTGTCAAAACATATATTGCCGTAAACTTTAAAAGATCTAGAAAATGAGACCGTTTGTCTCTAACTCCCATCCTCAGAAatcacaaaatttatttgcccTCTACAGACGCCAAATCACAAAATCAAAAGTTTGTAAATTTTCTTGCTTCTGTCGTTAAAAGCTTAATTTTCTTCCAGTTGGAGACTAAAGGCTCGTGTATACCCGCGTCAGATATGAGCTTTATATGAGCTTTAAAAGAATTAAGGCCTTGTAGCAGACTACGGTCGAAatatattggcaaaaaaaaGGCAACCAGGTTGGCCGACTTTATGACTGCAACATTCATCTATTTAAGCTGGGTCGCGTTGAACGAGGGCCTACTGTGGTTACCTTCCATTAGCCCACAAAAAAGTAAATCACAATCCCCACAACTCCCGCCCAACTAGATCGTATTACAGTTTGTAAGTCTCCATTTTcgagtttttaatttattttaaattacaattaattaatataattacacGATGtaacaaaattcaattgcttACCGCACTTGATggaatcaaaattttttaaacCCTGAACCTATTCATAAAGTCTTAAAAGgaggtataatgtatttgtgcaaatgtatgtaacaggcagaaggcgGCAACTCCGACTCCATtaagtataaatattcttgatcaacaatagccgagtcgaagtgtccgtctgtctgtccgtctgtctattcGAAAGTTTGTCCGTAtgcccgtatgtatgagcgcaAGCATCtcagagctagagacttagcgttatcgataaaaatcgatatcgaaatcctgatTCTTAAGCAAATCTCTTAGATTTTTAGAGCTAGAGTCATTAAATTTGTCATCTATCTTCTTcacttgtatatatataaagaaactTCTTTGCGAATATACGAATACTCTATAGCAGTTTAAGAGCTACTGTTGAACATTTCATCAAGAATAGTTAAGGAGCATAAAAGTTATTAAGGAGCACATGATATACTATAAGAGATATCTTGAGATATCGAACCTGCCTCTCGCCTGCCTATCGATAAACTTATCTTAATATCGATCATTTACAACTAACATTTCTCCTATTACATAGAGCTgtatgttgttattgtttttgcccAAAATCTATTGTTGCATAAgtgttattgttaattttatagcaactttttttattgtcCATTAACAGagtaaacaacaattttaaagctTATTTTCCATTGAACTATTGACTAAAATATgtcatttaattaaagtgtTAATTATTCAAGTCATTGGctaaaaagtttataaattaaattactcAGATTCAATATGGCAGGgcataaaattgaaataaaaaatatattaaatggcAATTTCTATTATGAAACTTGCATTTATCATTTATCAGCGACTTCTCGCAAAGCCAGCTGccattgttttaattaaaagccaagCATTGACAGCGCATTAGTCTGGCCTGCCAGGTGtttagaagtagaagtagcagaagaagaagcgctCAGTGGGTGGTTTGCGAATGTTAAATGAATCAAAAAATGAATGCACATTTAATGGATGGGCTCGACTAATGAATTCTAAATACATTTAATCACACTTGACAAAAGGAACTCAAGTCATTTGGCAGCCGGCAGCTGGTAATGGGTCGAGATACGCCTGGGAGAGGCTAGGTCGCATTGCTATAAACAAAGTTCTTAATTTCCGCGCCA from Drosophila virilis strain 15010-1051.87 chromosome 2, Dvir_AGI_RSII-ME, whole genome shotgun sequence carries:
- the Sdr gene encoding insulin-like growth factor 1 receptor yields the protein MGHILWLLLLLLWPVAARSESTCGSLELRQLADFHKLRNCSIVVGHVRIAHLQLPSDVNLAQLRSEITEISDYLMIYRCSGLLTLESIFPKLRLIRGRKQLFDQYALTVYENRNLRELGLLALLRIQDGYIRIESNPMLCFVQTVDWIYLLGNPATQHFSIKHNKSPNHCPVCGGLSADYSYRSNFTRHCWNTKAAQLRFEPPRTKDCPEKCGRNGCDAAGKCCEPSCITGCSIENCSLCGNYQRNGRCVEQCIASYELDKRLCISDRECRQLKLIPLTRGYRCVDHCPDNHKPVNDTHGLLQCQLECRGVFHVKRQADLEPLQDCVTLNGSLIIELVNIKEKIVSALEQTLGSIKEITGYLKVLHSAQLMSLTFLKNLDTIRGDQLIENKYALFVVNNYYMEHIWPANRQVAIQRGGICFHLNPRLCYEKILKLQPSLKSVRKISIADVSPNSNGERVICGDAVRTLDAQVEDINSTAVRIAVDFMKCEDMETLIGYSYHYMEAPQGNITMYDGRHGCGHDDWLMDVSPSRNRRHVISNLKPYTRYAYFVKTLTRTDYHMQVDAYSKILYFHTLASKPSPVSRLHGSSEHSTQIMVYWWPPRRPNGVISKYFVSFELHNLTKPEASNKNYSTFKACNSCDLDCVCNDLVAYDSGPQPEDESYYNKEQITYEDALPNLIYVSRKMKMKKEKFNKVKDFEDLIAGPKPVAAVESTSTIAPETALADNSSLASASNFSAIAEEASKNYELYRQFMEERMRQVQDTGIADFLISHPLPKCNDANASVSYQLEQKCIIAEEPKGASVPGTQNSYKLTNLQPDQYYRISVRACVDGVINGCSNPAEMILKTISVQVEQFMNGQ